A stretch of Panthera tigris isolate Pti1 chromosome E2, P.tigris_Pti1_mat1.1, whole genome shotgun sequence DNA encodes these proteins:
- the ANKRD11 gene encoding ankyrin repeat domain-containing protein 11 isoform X2 → MPKGGCSRTPQHEDFSLSNDMVEKQTGKKDKDKVSLTKTPKLDRSDGGKEVRERATKRKLPFTVGANGEQKDSDTEKQGPERKRIKKEPVTRKAGLLFGMGLSGIRAGYPLSERQQVALLMQMTAEESANSPVDTTPKHPSQSTVCQKGTPNSASKTKDKVNKRNERGETRLHRAAIRGDARRIKELIGEGADVNVKDFAGWTALHEACNRGYYDVAKQLLAAGAEVNTKGLDDDTPLHDAANNGHYKVVKLLLRYGGNPQQSNRKGETPLKVANSPTMVNLLLGKGTYTSSEESSTESSEEEDAPSFAPSSSVDGNNTDSEFEKGLKHKAKNPEPQKTVTPVKDEYEFDEDDEQDRVPPVDDKHLLKKDYRKETKSNSFISIPKMEVKSYTKNNTIAPKKAAHRILSDTSDEEDVGVTVGTGEKLRLSAHTILPGNKTREPSNSKQQKEKNKVKKKRKKETKGKEVRFGKRNDKFCSSESESESSESGEDDGDSVGSSGCLKESPLVLKDPSLFSSLSASSASSHGSSAAQKHNPGHADQHARHWRTDSWKNISSPAWSEVSSLSDSTRTRLTSESDCSSEGSSVESLKPVRKKQEHRKRGGLQSTLSEKKNSFHASVDGAVPKLDKEGKVVKKHKTKHKHKNKEKGPCSVGQELKLKSFAYEYEDSKQRPEKAILLDGDVPSEGKLKALKHDRDHFRKEERLGKLKPEDREWLFKEEVVKVSKDEKALKRIKEVSRSFREEKDRGSKAEREKLGKEKSPKEERLRLHKEERKKKSKDRPAKLEKKNDCKEDRIPKEKEKAFKEEKEKLKKEKVYREDSSAFDEYCNKSQFLENEDTKFSLSDDQQDRWFSDLSDSSFDFKGDDSWDSPVTDYRDVKSDPVARLILETVKEDSKEKKRESKGREKRDYGDRRSDRDAFFRKKDRDCLDKSSERRKEQADKHKGIPGCLPDKDKKRRESAEGGRDRKDPLEAAKERKDGRPKPEEAHREEPKELAGEASFKDRPDCDFGKGPEPWERLHAARDKEKKERGKLEKYKDKSGDREKSEKSVLEKCQKDKEFDKCFKEKKDPKEKHKDKERKVSLDQVKEKREKNFPGLLSEDFPEKKDEKKGKEKSWYIADIFTDESEDEKDEFAASGLRLGDAGDAPRADGPQDTDRHRKHSADRQHSEKQKDRELREKKKEKGAAEGAKDKKEKVLEKHKDKKDKEGADKYKDRKDRTSADPTQEKKNKQKPPEKLERKPSAEDKARSRHRERPDREHCRDRKVSRSAEAEKSLLERLEEEALHAYREDSNDKASEVSSDSFTDRGQEPGLSALLEVSFTEPPEEKVKERERHRHSSSSSKKSHDRERVRKDKCEKRDKSDDYKDTGSRKDPGQYDKDFSDADAYGIPYGAKADVEDELDKTIELFAAEKKDKNDSEREPSKKAEKELKPYGCGAAGALKDKRRRERHRERWRDEREKHRDRHGDGPPRHHKDEQKPAARDKDNPPNALRDKSRDESLKLSETKPKEKFKENPEKEKGDSVKVGNGNDKPPAARDQGKRDARPREKLLGDGDLMMTSFERMLSQKDLEVEERHKRHKERMKQMEKMRHRSGDPKLKDRAKPAEDVRKKGLDGPARRPLVPDPAPKDKRPKEPALAPPAADGKPPPGPAGDARDWLAGPHAKEALPASPRPDQGRPTGVPTPASVVSCPSYEEAMHTPRTPSCSADDYSDLIFDCADPQPVSSTSASACSPSFFDRFSVAASGISETASQTPTRPLCTSLYRSVSVDIRRTPEEEFSTGDKLFRQQSVPTASSYGSPGQRLEDKAPVPPGPAEKFACLSPGYYSPDYGIPSPKADALHCPPAAVVNVTPSPEGAFSGLQAKSPPSHRDELLAPSMEGALPPDLGIPLDATEDQQATAAIIPPEPSYLEPLDEGPFSTVITEDPVEWAHPAASEQALSCSLIGGAPENPVSWPVGPDLLLKSPQRLPESPQHFCPTEALHPAAPGPFGAPEPPYPGSPDSYPLSATEPGLEGAKGDVVDTVPAAVPAPEEPAPFAPPSRLEPFFTNCKPLPDAPPDAAPEPACLATVTQVEALAPMENNFLENGHDLSALGQVEAVPWPDGFPNSEDDLDLGPFSLPELPLQAKDVSDVETEPVEETPLGPPENTPAGPPVVPNGGDVPAAAAEEQPALPPDQAAPRLPAEPEPEPPEEPEPDVMLETAVEAGVTSEGTVPPEDSDSSLGPAPPAPERHPAGSGDEEAEGRDPPAASHGTPDAAVVAAAAAAAAAAADGPAQAHVEDGAGPLDGAGPEGPVGGIQPEASEPEPKPAVEAPKAPKVEEIPQRMTRNRAQMLANQSKQSSPPADKEPAPAPPPRAKGRCCEEDDPQAQHPRKRRFQRSSQQLQQQMNTSTQQTREVIQQTLAAIVDAIKLDDIEPYHSDRSNPYFEYLQIRKKIEEKRKILCYITPQAPQCYAEYVTYTGSYLLDGKPLSKLHIPVIAPPPSLAEPLKELFKQQEAVRGKLRLQHSIEREKLIVSCEQEILRVHCRAARTIANQAVPFSACTMLLDSEVYNMPLESQGDENKSVRDRFNARQFISWLQDVDDKYDRMKVCGEQLLSPAGGQTSVGPHLEPSSKVTAHTHHHCSGRADQCSSQRAWVGARERLANVSPDAAAARGRGPERRAADGVAAEGPGAGPRRAQGAVCARGALLLRAHGRRQRRLRASAGLTPRGTATRDTGEGRTRLPGAAAEPRQRGETLSLGRGRPGRDPALGPSPRELPREHEETAASGSALRAAARAFQELQNGCIFYNFLFHSDQPKERKLRRPPLTDSDLRVGGRGRASDGRGYCGRAQGCPPAAEGHRAGTLGLCF, encoded by the exons ATGCCCAAGGGCGGGTGTTCTAGAACACCACAGCACGAAGACTTTTCCCTCAGCAACGACATGGTGGAGAAACAAACGGGGAAAAAG GATAAAGATAAAGTTTCTCTGACCAAGACCCCAAAGCTGGACCGCAGCGATGGAGGCAAGGAGGTGAGGGAGCGAGCAACCAAGCGGAAGCTGCCCTTCACTGTGGGGGCCAATGGAGAGCAGAAGGACTCGGACACAG AGAAGCAGGGTCCTGAGCGCAAGAGGATTAAGAAGGAGCCCGTCACCCGGAAGGCCGGGCTGCTGTTTGGCATGGGGCTGTCTGGGATCCGAGCCGGCTACCCCCTCTCCGAGCGCCAGCAGGTGGCTCTCCTCATGCAGATGACGGCCGAGGAGTCCGCCAACAGCCCAG TAGACACGACACCAAAGCACCCCTCCCAGTCGACAGTGTGTCAGAAGGGGACGCCGAACTCCGCCtcgaaaaccaaagacaaagtgAACAAGCGGAACGAGCGCGGAGAGACCCGCCTGCACCGCGCGGCCATCCGCGGGGACGCCCGGCGCATCAAGGAGCTCATCGGCGAGGGCGCGGACGTCAACGTCAAGGACTTTGCAG GCTGGACAGCGCTGCACGAGGCGTGTAACCGGGGCTACTACGACGTCGCCAAGCAGCTGCTGGCCGCGGGGGCAGAGGTGAACACCAAGGGCCTAGACGACGACACCCCCCTGCACGACGCTGCGAACAACGGGCACTACAAG GTGGTGAAGCTGTTGTTGCGGTATGGCGGGAACCCTCAGCAAAGCAACAGAAAAGGCGAGACGCCGCTGAAGGTGGCCAACTCCCCAACCATGGTGAATCTCCTGTTGGGCAAGGGGACCTACACGTCCAGCGAGGAGAGCTCGACCG AGAGCTCAGAGGAGGAAGATGCCCCATCGTTCGCACCTTCTAGTTCAGTTGACGGCAATAACACAGACTCTGAATTTGAAAAAGGCCTGAAGCACAAGGCTAAGAATCCAGAGCCCCAGAAAACTGTGACCCCCGTCAAGGATGAGTACGAGTTTGACGAGGACGACGAGCAGGACAGAGTCCCTCCAGTGGACGACAAACACTTACTGAAAAAGGATTACAGAAAAGAAACTAAatcaaatagttttatttctatacccaaaatggaagtgaaaagttACACTAAAAATAACACGATTGCACCAAAGAAAGCGGCTCATCGCATCCTGTCAGACACGTCAGACGAGGAGGACGTTGGTGTCACTGTGGGGACAGGAGAGAAGCTGAGGCTCTCGGCACACACGATACTGCCCGGTAACAAAACGCGGGAACCTTCCAATtccaagcagcagaaagagaaaaataaagtgaaaaagaagcGAAAGAAGGAGACAAAAGGCAAGGAAGTGCGGTTTGGGAAGAGGAATGACAAGTTCTGCTCCTCCGAGTCGGAGAGCGAGTCCTCGGAGAGCGGGGAGGACGACGGGGACTCGGTGGGGAGCTCTGGCTGCCTCAAGGAGTCCCCGCTGGTGCTGAAGGACCCGTCCCTGTTCAGCTCTCTGTCCGCCTCCTCCGCCTCGTCTCACGGGAGCTCTGCCGCCCAGAAGCATAACCCCGGCCACGCGGACCAGCACGCCAGGCACTGGCGGACAGACAGTTGGAAGAACATCTCTTCTCCCGCCTGGTCGGAGGTCAGCTCTTTATCAGACTCCACAAGGACGAGACTGACGAGCGAGTCTGACTGCTCCTCCGAGGGCTCCAGCGTGGAGTCGCTGAAGCCCGTGAGGAAGAAGCAGGAGCACAGGAAGCGGGGCGGCCTGCAGAGCACGCTGTCGGAGAAGAAGAACTCTTTCCACGCCAGCGTGGACGGCGCCGTTCCCAAGCTGGACAAGGAGGGCAAGGTCgtcaagaaacacaaaacaaaacacaaacacaaaaacaaggagaaaggGCCGTGCTCCGTCGGTCAGGAACTCAAGCTGAAAAGTTTCGCCTACGAGTATGAGGACTCCAAGCAGCGGCCGGAGAAGGCCATACTTCTGGACGGCGACGTTCCCAGCGAGGGCAAGCTGAAGGCCTTGAAGCACGACCGGGACCACTTCAGGAAGGAAGAGCGGCTCGGCAAGCTGAAGCCGGAAGACAGGGAGTGGCTCTTCAAGGAGGAGGTGGTCAAGGTTTCCAAAGACGAGAAGGCCCTGAAGAGAATCAAAGAGGTGAGCAGGTCTTTCCGAGAAGAGAAGGACCGTGGGagtaaagcagaaagagagaaactagggaaggagaagtctcccaaagagGAACGACTGAGGCtccacaaagaggaaagaaagaaaaagtccaaAGACAGGCCCGCCAAGCTAGAGAAGAAGAACGACTGTAAGGAGGACAGGATtccaaaggagaaggagaaggctttcaaagaagaaaaagaaaaactgaaaaaagaaaaggtctacAGGGAAGACTCTTCCGCTTTCGATGAGTATTGTAACAAGAGTCAGTTTCTGGAGAACGAAGACACCAAGTTCAGCCTTTCCGACGACCAGCAGGACCGGTGGTTCTCGGACTTGTCCGATTCGTCCTTTGATTTCAAAGGGGACGACAGTTGGGATTCTCCAGTGACAGACTACAGGGATGTTAAAAGTGACCCCGTGGCCAGACTGATCCTGGAGACCGTGAAGGAGGACAGCAAGGAAAAGAAGCGGGAGAGCAAGGGCCGTGAGAAGCGGGACTACGGGGACAGGCGCAGCGACAGGGACGCCTTCTTCCGGAAGAAGGACAGAGACTGTCTGGACAAGAGCTctgagaggaggaaggagcaggcagACAAGCATAAGGGCATCCCCGGCTGCCTTCCCGACAAGGACAAAAAGCGGAGGGAGTCCGCCGAGGGCGGGCGGGACAGGAAGGACCCCCTCGAGGCCGCCAAGGAGCGGAAGGATGGCAGGCCCAAGCCCGAGGAGGCCCACCGGGAGGAGCCGAAGGAGCTGGCTGGCGAGGCCAGCTTCAAGGACAGGCCCGACTGTGACTTTGGGAAGGGCCCCGAGCCCTGGGAGAGGCTCCATGCGGCAAGAgacaaggagaagaaggaaagggggaaattagagaaatacaaagataagtCCGGTGACAGAGAGAAAAGCGAAAAGTCTGTCCTTGAGAAATGTCAGAAGGACAAGGAGTTTGATAAATGCTTTAAAGAGAAGAAGGATCCCAAGGAGAAGCATAAGGACAAGGAGAGAAAGGTGTCTCTTGACCAggtgaaagaaaagagggagaagaattTCCCTGGACTTCTCTCCGAGGACTTCCCTGAAAAAAAAGACGAGAAGAAGGGTAAAGAGAAGAGCTGGTACATCGCCGACATATTCACAGACGAAAGCGAGGACGAGAAGGACGAGTTCGCGGCCAGCGGGCTCCGACTCGGGGACGCCGGGGACGCGCCGCGGGCGGACGGCCCCCAGGACACCGACCGGCACCGGAAGCACTCTGCCGACCGGCAGCactcagagaagcagaaagatcGAGAGCTccgagaaaagaaaaaggagaagggagcCGCGGAAGGGGcgaaagacaagaaagagaaggTCCTGGAGAAGCACAAGGACAAGAAGGACAAAGAGGGTGCGGACAAGTACAAGGACAGGAAGGACCGCACCTCGGCCGACCCCAcccaggaaaagaagaacaagcaGAAGCCTCCCGAGAAGCTGGAGCGGAAGCCCTCCGCAGAGGACAAGGCCAGGAGCAGGCACCGCGAGAGGCCGGACCGGGAGCACTGCCGGGACAGGAAGGTGTCGAGGAGCGCCGAGGCGGAGAAGAGCCTGctggagaggctggaggaggaggcccTGCACGCGTACCGGGAGGACTCCAACGACAAGGCCAGCGAGGTGTCCTCGGACAGCTTCACCGACCGCGGGCAGGAGCCCGGCCTGAGCGCCCTCCTAGAGGTGTCCTTCACGGAGCCCCCGGAGGAGAAGgtcaaggagagagaaaggcacagacaCTCTTCGTCCTCGTCCAAGAAAAGCCACGATCGGGAGAGAGTCCGGAAAGACAAGTGTGAGAAGAGAGACAAGAGCGACGATTACAAGGACACAGGCAGCAGGAAGGACCCCGGCCAGTACGACAAGGACTTCTCGGACGCCGACGCTTACGGGATCCCTTACGGCGCCAAAGCGGACGTAGAGGACGAGCTAGATAAAACCATTGAGTTGTTCGCCgctgaaaagaaagataaaaacgATTCCGAGAGAGAGCCTTCCAAGAAAGCGGAGAAGGAGCTGAAGCCTTATGGCTGTGGTGCCGCCGGTGCCCTCAAGGACAAGAGGCGGCGGGAGAGGCACCGCGAGAGGTGGCGGGACGAGCGGGAGAAGCACAGGGACAGGCACGGCGACGGGCCCCCGCGGCACCACAAGGACGAGCAGAAGCCCGCGGCCAGAGACAAGGACAACCCTCCAAACGCACTCAGAGACAAGTCCCGGGACGAGAGCCTGAAGCTCAGCGAGACCAAACCGAAGGAGAAATTCAAGGAAAACCCCGAGAAGGAAAAGGGTGACTCGGTGAAGGTCGGCAACGGCAACGATAAGCCGCCGGCAGCCAGAGACCAGGGCAAGAGAGATGCCCGGCCCAGAGAGAAGCTTCTGGGCGACGGCGACCTGATGATGACCAGCTTCGAGCGCATGCTGTCCCAGAAGGACCTGGAGGTCGAGGAGCGGCACAAGCGGCACAAGGAGAGGATGAAGCAGATGGAGAAGATGAGGCACCGGTCCGGAGACCCGAAGCTCAAGGACCGGGCGAAGCCCGCTGAGGACGTGCGCAAGAAGGGCCTGGACGGGCCCGCACGGAGGCCGCTGGTGCCGGACCCCGCCCCGAAGGACAAGAGGCCCAAGGAGCCCGCTCTGGCCCCGCCGGCCGCCGACGGCAAGCCCCCCCCGGGGCCGGCCGGGGACGCCAGGGACTGGCTGGCGGGGCCGCACGCCAAAGAGGCGCTGCCCGCCTCCCCGAGGCCGGACCAGGGCCGGCCCACCGGGGTCCCCACGCCCGCGTCCGTGGTGTCGTGCCCCAGCTACGAGGAGGCCATGCACACGCCCAGGACCCCGTCCTGCAGCGCGGACGACTACTCCGACCTCATTTTCGACTGCGCTGACCCCCAGCCCGTCTCCAGCACGTCCGCCAGCGCCTGCTCCCCCTCTTTCTTCGACAGGTTCTCTGTGGCAGCGAGTGGGATTTCGGAAACCGCGAGCCAGACGCCTACGAGGCCGCTGTGCACGAGCCTGTACCGTTCGGTGTCTGTCGATATCCGGAGGACCCCCGAGGAAGAATTCAGCACTGGGGACAAGCTGTTCAGACAGCAGAGCGTCCCCACCGCGTCCAGTTACGGCTCGCCAGGGCAGCGCCTGGAGGACAAGGCCCCCGTGCCCCCGGGTCCTGCCGAGAAGTTCGCCTGCTTGTCCCCGGGGTACTACTCCCCGGACTATGgcatcccctcccccaaagcGGACGCCCTGCACTGCCCGCCTGCGGCCGTGGTCAATGTCACCCCCTCCCCAGAGGGTGCTTTCTCTGGTTTACAAGCGAAGTCCCCCCCTTCGCACAGAGATGAGCTGTTGGCCCCGTCCATGGAGGGGGCCCTTCCGCCTGACTTGGGCATCCCCCTGGATGCCACGGAGGACCAGCAGGCCACTGCCGCCATCATCCCCCCGGAGCCCAGCTACCTGGAGCCGCTGGACGAGGGCCCCTTCAGCACGGTCATCACGGAGGACCCCGTCGAGTGGGCGCACCCAGCTGCCTCGGAGCAGGCCCTGTCCTGCAGCCTGATTGGGGGCGCCCCCGAGAACCCTGTCAGCTGGCCTGTGGGGCCGGACCTCCTGCTTAAGTCCCCACAGCGCCTCCCGGAGTCCCCGCAGCACTTCTGCCCCACCGAGGCCCTCCACCCCGCCGCCCCGGGGCCCTTCGGCGCCCCAGAGCCCCcttacccaggctcccctgactCCTACCCTCTGTCGGCCACCGAGCCTGGACTCGAGGGCGCCAAAGGCGACGTGGTGGACACGGTCCCGGCCGCTGTGCCCGCCCCAGAAGAACCGgccccctttgcccctccttcCAGGCTGGAGCCCTTTTTCACCAACTGCAAACCGCTCCCTGACGCGCCCCCCGACGCGGCCCCCGAGCCTGCGTGTTTGGCCACCGTGACTCAGGTGGAGGCTCTGGCGCCCATGGAGAATAACTTCCTGGAAAATGGGCACGACCTGTCGGCCCTCGGCCAGGTGGAAGCGGTGCCCTGGCCTGATGGCTTCCCCAACTCCGAGGACGACTTAGACCTGGGGCCCTTCTCTCTGCCAGAGCTTCCTCTTCAGGCTAAAGACGTTTCTGATGTCGAAACGGAACCAGTAGAAGAGACTCCCCTTGGCCCTCCGGAAAACACCCCCGCGGGGCCCCCCGTAGTCCCGAATGGCGGGGATGTCCCTGCAGCGGCTGCCGAGGAACAGCCCGCACTGCCTCCCGACCAGGCGGCTCCCCGGCTCCCCGCCGAGCCCGAGCCGGAGCCCCCCGAGGAGCCCGAGCCGGATGTGATGTTGGAGACCGCGGTAGAGGCAGGGGTCACGTCAGAGGGGACGGTCCCCCCCGAGGACTCGGACTCCAGCCTGGGGCCCGCACCGCCAGCCCCGGAGCGGCATCCAGCAGGGAGCGGAGACGAGGAGGCCGAGGGCCGGGACCCCCCGGCCGCGTCCCACGGCACCCCCGACGCCGCTGTcgttgccgccgccgccgccgccgccgccgccgccgcggatGGCCCGGCACAGGCACACGTGGAGGACGGGGCCGGCCCGCTCGACGGGGCCGGCCCCGAGGGACCTGTGGGCGGCATCCAGCCCGAAGCTTCGGAACCAGAACCCAAACCCGCGGTCGAAGCCCCGAAGGCGCCCAAGGTGGAGGAGATCCCCCAGCGCATGACGAGGAACCGGGCTCAGATGCTGGCCAACCAGAGCAAGCAGAGCTCGCCGCCCGCCGACAAGgagcccgcccccgccccgcccccccgcgcCAAGGGCCGCTGCTGCGAGGAGGACGACCCCCAGGCCCAGCACCCGCGCAAGCGCCGCTTCCAGCGCTCCAGccagcagctgcagcagcagaTGAACACGTCCACGCAGCAGACGCGGGAGGTGATCCAGCAGACGCTGGCCGCCATCGTGGACGCCATCAAGCTGGATGACATCGAGCCGTACCACAGCGACAGGTCCAACCCCTACTTCGAGTACCTGCAGATCAGGAAGAAGATCGAGGAGAAGCGCAAGATTCTCTGCTACATCACGCCGCAGGCGCCCCAGTGCTACGCCGAGTACGTCACCTACACGGGCTCCTACCTCCTGGACGGCAAGCCGCTCAGCAAGCTGCACATCCCCGTG AtcgcgccccctccctccctggcggAGCCCCTGAAGGAGCTGTTCAAGCAGCAGGAGGCCGTGAGGGGGAAGCTGCGGCTGCAGCACAGCATCGAGCGG GAAAAGCTCATAGTCTCCTGCGAGCAGGAGATCCTGCGGGTTCACTGCCGGGCAGCGAGAACCATCGCGAACCAGGCGGTGCCGTTCAGCGCCTGCACCATGCTGCTGGACTCCGAGGTCTACAACATGCCTCTGGAGAGTCAG GGCGACGAGAACAAGTCCGTGCGCGACCGGTTCAATGCACGCCAGTTCATCTCGTGGCTCCAGGACGTGGACGACAAGTACGACCGCATGAAG GTGTGCGGGGAGCAGCTCCTGTCACCAGCTGGCGGTCAGACCTCTGTGGGACCCCACCTTGAGCCCTCCTCAAAGGTCACAGCACACACCCATCACCACTGCTCTGGACGTGCTGACCAGTGCAGCAGCCAGAGAGCATGGGTGGGAGCTAGAGAAAGATTAGCAA